The following is a genomic window from Pyricularia oryzae 70-15 chromosome 5, whole genome shotgun sequence.
AGGCTCTGGGCAAGACTGTCGAGATCGACTTCACTAAGGGAGACGATAAGACCGGCTTCTTCAAGAAGCTCGCCGGCACCGAGTACAACGTCACCCCCAAGGGTGCCGAGTTCACCATTGCCAAGCCTGGTCAGGCTCCTACCCTCGTCTCCAACTCATACATCTTCGGAGGCAAGGTCGAGGTTAAGTTCCGCGCCGCCCCTGGCGCTGGTATTGTCAGCTCCATTGTGCTGCAGTCCGATGACCTTGACGAGATCGACTGGGTAAGTTTATCTTTTTGATATAATGGCGGCTATATGCCTTTTTGCATCCTCTGCCATGAACAGTTTACTAACGTCCTCTTGTACAGGAGCACGTCGGAAACGACCAGATGCGTGTCCAGAGCAACTACTTCTCCAAGGGTAATGACACCGTCTATGGCCGTGGCCAGTTCCACGACCTGCCTGCCAACGGCATGGACACCTCCCTGACCTACACTCTTGACTGGACCAAGGACCAGCTCCAGTGGATTGTCAACGGCAAGGTCGTCCGCACCCTGAAGCGCGCCGAAACCACCCCCGGTGCCAACGGCTACCCCCAGACCCCCTGCCAGATCCGCATCGGCACCTGGGTTGGTGGCGCCGAGGGCGGCAACAAGGGCACCATTGACTGGGCTGGCGGTCTGGCCGACTTCTCCAAGGCTCCCTTCACCGCCATCTACGAGTCGATCAAGGTCACCGACTACTCGACCGGCGCCACTGAGTACCAGTACACCGACCGCTCGGGCAACTGGGAGAGCATCAAGGTTATCAAGGGCGACGGCAaggacaacagcagcaaggaTGGTGacaacaacaccaccacctcgCCCTCCAGCACCAAGGCCAGCAACGGTACTGCCACTGGCCCCTCGACCATGGCCACCTCTGCCACCCGCCCTTCTAACACCAGC
Proteins encoded in this region:
- a CDS encoding cell wall glucanosyltransferase — encoded protein: MYTKTISAGLMALLASVATAQTHTACSPILRDDCPNPKALGKTVEIDFTKGDDKTGFFKKLAGTEYNVTPKGAEFTIAKPGQAPTLVSNSYIFGGKVEVKFRAAPGAGIVSSIVLQSDDLDEIDWEHVGNDQMRVQSNYFSKGNDTVYGRGQFHDLPANGMDTSLTYTLDWTKDQLQWIVNGKVVRTLKRAETTPGANGYPQTPCQIRIGTWVGGAEGGNKGTIDWAGGLADFSKAPFTAIYESIKVTDYSTGATEYQYTDRSGNWESIKVIKGDGKDNSSKDGDNNTTTSPSSTKASNGTATGPSTMATSATRPSNTSATGGSSTNGSTSTPASKTSATPAATGAAIANLPNLVLAGAAGLGYFML